The Terriglobales bacterium genome window below encodes:
- a CDS encoding pyrimidine dimer DNA glycosylase/endonuclease V, whose translation MVPPRRMCRKHLLGEHVEIHMAVASLRLGRLLDGFLEKGLLELHNLRARHDALVEEMRRRGYRHRSPLGRVPRRRGGRINRRHAAQELARRCPDCFRS comes from the coding sequence ATGGTCCCGCCCCGGCGCATGTGCCGCAAGCACCTGCTGGGGGAACACGTCGAGATTCACATGGCGGTGGCCTCGCTGCGCCTGGGCCGCCTCCTTGACGGCTTCCTGGAGAAGGGCCTGCTCGAACTCCACAACCTGCGCGCCCGCCACGATGCGCTAGTCGAGGAGATGCGGCGCCGGGGCTACCGCCACCGCTCGCCCCTGGGCCGGGTCCCCCGTCGCCGCGGCGGCCGCATCAATCGCCGCCACGCCGCCCAGGAACTCGCCCGC